A single region of the Pseudomonas sp. B21-023 genome encodes:
- a CDS encoding autotransporter domain-containing protein has translation MGTAQAAPYVESGRLGDASSWRSSEFKADWGLGAIHADSAYAAGYSGKGVKLGIFDQPVYAPHPEFAGKDKIVTLVTSGIRQYTDPYIPVKAGDAFRYDGSPSVGSDGKLGSHGTHVGGIAAGNRDGVEMHGVAFNAQIISADNGDPGPEDGIVLGNDGAVYKAGWDSLVASGARIINNSWGIGITDRFAKGGRNPDFPHFTVDDARAQFAQIQPLLGTLPGGAYDGAIAAARSGVLTIFAAGNDYNLNNPDAIAGLGYFVPEIAPNWMTVAALQQNPDTSSANPYVISTFSSRCGYTASFCVSAPGTRIYSAVIGGTSLEDLTQGYANKNGTSMAAPHAAGAAAVLMERFPYMSGAQIASVLRTTATDMGAPGIDSLYGWGMINLDKGIRGPGMLVTEQDIPEELRIAGGYGPTQFVADLPGVGALVDAGRPTERRCTDLSCVLDLWSNDISGHGGLTKQGIGTLVLSGNNTYAGPTLVNQGRLAVNGSLQSTVTVNDGGVLGGNGRIGALVVNRGGVVAPGNSIGTLRVASDVTFQPGSTYAVEVDSTGSDRLASDGQIAVGGANLALDLQNPGVSLQSQQATSLVGRQFDILDAAGGVQGSFAQVQSNALFLGGGLAYTGTGVRLAVERNATSFASVGLTANQRSVAAAADRLGAGNPVYESLLLSGDAGSAQQAFDQLSGEIHPAVGNLLLNDSRQLRDAVGERTRLQGVEGQDNGLWVKALGAWGKADGDSGHARYSSSIGGMLLGIDGQMSEDTRVGVFTGYSDSSLSMGDGRHSSASVDSYHLGAYAGKELEQLHLSVGASHSWHRIETKRELQYNEVSDRQKSKRDAQSTQVFGEAAWKVELPSVALEPFANLAYVHIASDSFREHGGAAALKGGQDNRDAWLSTLGMRAGKQLQLSSGQAVELAATLGWQHNLSSTGADQHLAFAGQGDTYKVQALSLDRDAAVVGARVGIALSREARVNLDYNGLLGSRDKSHGVGLTLDWAF, from the coding sequence ATGGGCACGGCACAGGCCGCGCCCTATGTGGAGAGTGGCCGGCTGGGCGACGCCAGCAGCTGGCGCAGCAGCGAATTCAAGGCCGACTGGGGGCTGGGGGCGATCCATGCCGACAGCGCCTATGCCGCCGGCTACAGCGGCAAGGGGGTGAAGCTGGGAATCTTCGACCAGCCGGTGTATGCCCCGCACCCCGAGTTCGCCGGCAAGGACAAGATCGTGACCCTGGTCACCAGCGGCATCCGCCAGTACACCGACCCCTACATCCCGGTAAAGGCCGGTGATGCCTTCCGCTACGACGGCAGCCCGTCGGTAGGTTCGGATGGCAAGCTCGGCTCCCATGGCACCCACGTCGGCGGGATCGCCGCCGGCAACCGTGATGGCGTGGAGATGCATGGCGTGGCCTTCAATGCGCAGATCATCAGCGCCGACAACGGCGACCCCGGCCCCGAGGATGGCATTGTCCTGGGCAACGATGGCGCGGTGTACAAGGCCGGCTGGGACAGCCTGGTGGCCAGCGGCGCGCGGATCATCAACAACAGCTGGGGCATCGGCATCACCGATCGCTTCGCCAAGGGCGGGCGTAATCCGGACTTCCCGCATTTCACGGTGGATGATGCCCGGGCGCAGTTCGCGCAGATCCAGCCGCTGCTGGGCACCTTGCCTGGCGGCGCCTATGACGGCGCCATCGCCGCCGCCCGTAGCGGGGTGCTGACCATCTTCGCCGCCGGCAACGACTACAACCTGAACAATCCCGATGCGATTGCCGGGTTGGGCTATTTCGTACCGGAGATCGCTCCCAACTGGATGACCGTGGCGGCGTTGCAGCAGAACCCCGACACCAGCAGCGCCAACCCATACGTGATCAGCACGTTCTCTTCGCGCTGCGGCTATACCGCAAGCTTCTGCGTATCGGCCCCCGGCACCCGGATCTACAGCGCGGTGATTGGCGGTACTAGCCTGGAGGACCTGACCCAGGGTTACGCCAACAAGAACGGTACCTCCATGGCCGCGCCCCATGCTGCTGGCGCAGCGGCGGTACTGATGGAGCGTTTCCCCTATATGAGCGGCGCGCAGATCGCCAGCGTGCTGCGCACCACCGCAACCGACATGGGCGCGCCCGGTATCGATTCCTTGTATGGCTGGGGCATGATCAACCTGGACAAGGGGATCCGCGGCCCCGGCATGCTGGTTACCGAGCAGGACATTCCCGAGGAGTTGCGTATCGCTGGCGGCTACGGCCCAACCCAGTTCGTCGCTGACTTGCCGGGTGTTGGCGCCCTGGTGGATGCCGGCAGGCCTACTGAAAGGCGCTGCACCGACCTGAGTTGCGTGCTGGACCTGTGGAGCAACGACATCTCCGGGCATGGCGGCCTGACCAAGCAGGGCATCGGCACCCTGGTGCTCAGCGGTAACAACACCTACGCCGGGCCGACGCTGGTCAACCAGGGACGGCTGGCGGTCAATGGTTCGCTGCAGTCGACCGTGACGGTCAACGACGGCGGCGTGCTGGGCGGCAATGGCAGGATCGGTGCGCTGGTGGTCAACCGCGGCGGCGTGGTGGCGCCCGGTAACTCCATCGGCACCTTGCGCGTGGCTTCCGACGTGACCTTCCAGCCGGGCTCGACCTATGCGGTGGAGGTGGACAGCACCGGCAGCGACCGCCTGGCCAGCGATGGCCAGATAGCTGTGGGTGGCGCGAACCTGGCCCTGGACCTGCAGAACCCTGGCGTTTCGCTGCAGTCCCAGCAGGCCACCAGCCTGGTGGGGCGGCAGTTCGACATCCTCGATGCCGCAGGCGGCGTGCAAGGCAGTTTCGCCCAGGTGCAGTCCAACGCGTTGTTCCTCGGTGGGGGCTTGGCGTATACCGGCACTGGGGTGCGGCTGGCGGTAGAGCGTAATGCCACGTCGTTCGCCAGTGTCGGCCTGACCGCCAACCAGCGTTCGGTGGCCGCGGCGGCCGATCGGCTCGGCGCGGGCAACCCGGTCTACGAGAGCCTGCTGTTGTCGGGCGATGCCGGCAGTGCCCAGCAGGCTTTCGATCAACTGTCCGGGGAAATCCACCCGGCGGTGGGTAACCTGTTGCTCAACGACAGCCGCCAGTTGCGCGACGCCGTGGGCGAGCGTACCCGGCTACAGGGTGTGGAAGGCCAGGACAACGGCCTGTGGGTCAAGGCCCTGGGCGCCTGGGGCAAGGCCGACGGTGATTCCGGACATGCGCGCTATAGCAGTTCGATTGGCGGCATGCTGCTGGGGATCGACGGGCAGATGAGCGAGGACACCCGTGTCGGCGTCTTCACCGGCTACAGCGACAGCTCGCTGAGCATGGGTGATGGCCGTCATTCCTCGGCCAGCGTTGACAGCTATCACCTGGGTGCCTATGCCGGCAAGGAACTGGAGCAACTGCACCTGAGCGTGGGCGCCAGCCACAGCTGGCACCGTATCGAGACCAAGCGCGAACTGCAGTACAACGAGGTCAGCGATCGCCAGAAGAGCAAGCGTGATGCCCAGAGCACCCAGGTGTTCGGCGAGGCGGCCTGGAAGGTCGAACTGCCGAGCGTGGCGCTGGAGCCGTTCGCCAATCTGGCCTACGTGCATATCGCCAGCGACAGCTTCAGGGAGCATGGCGGCGCTGCCGCGCTGAAGGGTGGGCAGGATAACCGCGATGCCTGGCTCTCGACCTTGGGCATGCGGGCCGGCAAGCAATTGCAGTTGTCCAGCGGCCAGGCGGTTGAGCTTGCTGCCACTCTGGGCTGGCAGCACAACCTGAGCTCCACCGGGGCCGACCAGCACCTGGCGTTCGCGGGCCAGGGCGATACCTACAAGGTTCAGGCGCTGTCACTGGACCGTGATGCGGCGGTGGTCGGTGCACGGGTGGGGATTGCCCTGAGCCGCGAGGCCCGGGTCAACCTGGACTACAACGGACTGCTGGGTAGTCGCGACAAGAGCCACGGGGTCGGCCTGACCCTGGATTGGGCGTTCTGA
- a CDS encoding autotransporter serine protease, whose amino-acid sequence MDVRCDQLKTLTGTLCLAFASGLPLSAAAAYQDTGRLGDPASWRSVEYLQDWGLERMQASQAYAAGFTGAGVSIGALDSGFDPAHPEASPGRFHAVTATGQYLDGTPFSVSGVLNGANDSHGTHVTGTMGAARDGVGMHGVAFNAQVYVGNTNKNDKFLFGTDPDPRYFKAVYDALVDAGARAINNSWGSQPKDVSYQTLGDLRAAYAQHFQQATWLDAAGDVARRGVINVFSAGNSGYANASVRSALPYFQPELEGHWLAVSGLDKNNQQKYNQCGIAKYWCLATPGAAISSTVPGGGYATYNGTSMAAPHATGALAVVMERYPYLNNQQALQVLLTTSRQLDGSPTQAPSERVGWGVPDLGRALHGPGQLLGEFNVNLERGQGDSWSNGISDQALVQRQAEDVAERQAWQQTLKDRGWEHGLAAGASQQDRSDYALGMARDAAAAQRVYQGSLVKSGAGWLVLTGDSSYRGPTRVDGGLLAVNGSLQSAVTVNAGGTVGGNGRVAALIANAGGVVAPGNSIGTLNVAGNLDLQPGSTYQVELSPTASDRLVVDGQASVGGANLSLVPQARPNLLAGGPVTSLVGRQFDILQAAGGVDGRFAQVQPGYLFLGTVLDYSANGVQLDVTRSAATFDSVAATPNQLASGGAVERLGPGHPVYESLLLSTSADQARDGLRQLAGEIYPALDSMLLSQGSVLRDALGERVQGAALPANAPGTTAPETGSTQLWLKGLGSWGRIEGVQGSESYTSSLGGMLLGLDRDFDEQTRAGLAVGYSDSSLGMGGSHSRATVDSYHLGAYVRHDVDQLRLSLGGSYSWHRAEVRRDLAYAEVSGRQRARIDARSQQLFAEAAYRLAMPAVQLEPFANLTYQHLDRDGFHEKGDAAALQAGDEQRDAWLSTLGLRGRQQWQVGPQQDLQLAASLGWQHRLSGTQDREHLAFAGSDLPFRVETSPALRDAALVGLQARVGLTRDLDLSLDYQGRLASREQQHGAGLNLQWRF is encoded by the coding sequence ATGGATGTGAGATGTGATCAGCTCAAGACGCTGACGGGCACGCTGTGCCTGGCATTTGCCAGCGGCCTGCCACTGTCGGCTGCGGCGGCCTATCAGGACACTGGCCGCCTGGGCGACCCCGCCAGCTGGCGCTCGGTCGAATATCTGCAGGACTGGGGCCTGGAGCGCATGCAGGCGAGCCAGGCCTATGCCGCCGGGTTCACCGGTGCCGGGGTCAGCATCGGCGCCCTGGACTCGGGATTCGATCCCGCCCATCCCGAAGCCAGCCCCGGGCGTTTCCACGCGGTCACCGCCACCGGCCAGTACCTGGACGGTACCCCGTTCAGTGTGTCCGGGGTGCTCAATGGCGCCAACGACAGCCATGGTACCCATGTCACCGGCACCATGGGCGCGGCCCGTGATGGCGTGGGCATGCACGGCGTGGCCTTCAATGCCCAGGTATACGTGGGCAACACCAACAAGAATGACAAGTTCCTGTTCGGCACCGATCCCGATCCGCGGTATTTCAAGGCGGTCTACGACGCCCTGGTGGATGCCGGGGCTCGGGCCATCAACAACAGCTGGGGCAGCCAGCCCAAGGATGTCAGCTACCAGACCCTCGGCGACCTGCGCGCGGCCTACGCCCAGCATTTCCAGCAGGCCACCTGGCTCGATGCCGCTGGCGATGTGGCGCGTCGGGGTGTGATCAATGTGTTCAGCGCCGGCAACAGCGGCTATGCCAATGCCAGCGTGCGCTCGGCGCTGCCGTACTTCCAGCCGGAACTGGAAGGCCACTGGCTGGCGGTATCGGGCCTGGACAAGAACAACCAGCAGAAATACAACCAGTGCGGCATCGCCAAGTACTGGTGCCTGGCGACTCCGGGGGCGGCAATCAGCAGTACCGTGCCCGGTGGCGGCTATGCCACCTACAACGGTACTTCGATGGCCGCGCCCCATGCTACCGGGGCTTTGGCTGTGGTCATGGAGCGTTATCCCTATCTGAACAACCAGCAGGCCCTGCAAGTGCTGCTGACCACTTCGCGTCAGCTCGATGGCTCGCCGACCCAGGCGCCCAGCGAGCGGGTTGGCTGGGGCGTCCCGGACCTGGGCCGGGCCTTGCACGGCCCAGGGCAGTTGTTGGGGGAGTTCAATGTCAACCTGGAGCGTGGGCAGGGCGATAGCTGGAGCAATGGCATCTCCGACCAGGCGCTGGTGCAGCGGCAGGCCGAGGATGTCGCGGAACGCCAGGCCTGGCAGCAGACCCTCAAGGATCGTGGATGGGAGCATGGCCTGGCAGCGGGCGCCAGCCAGCAGGACCGCAGTGACTATGCCCTGGGCATGGCCCGTGACGCAGCGGCTGCGCAGCGGGTTTACCAAGGCAGCCTGGTCAAGTCCGGGGCCGGCTGGTTGGTGCTCACGGGTGACAGCAGCTACCGCGGCCCGACCCGCGTCGATGGCGGGTTGCTGGCGGTTAACGGCAGCCTGCAATCAGCGGTGACGGTCAATGCTGGCGGTACAGTGGGCGGCAATGGCCGGGTCGCTGCCCTGATCGCCAACGCTGGGGGCGTGGTGGCCCCGGGTAACTCCATAGGTACCTTGAATGTCGCCGGCAACCTGGACTTGCAGCCGGGTTCGACCTATCAGGTGGAGCTGTCGCCCACGGCCAGTGATCGACTCGTGGTGGATGGTCAGGCCAGCGTCGGTGGCGCCAATCTCAGTCTGGTGCCCCAGGCTCGGCCGAACCTGCTGGCCGGTGGCCCGGTCACCAGCCTGGTAGGGCGCCAGTTCGACATCCTGCAGGCAGCAGGCGGCGTCGATGGGCGCTTTGCCCAGGTCCAGCCCGGCTACCTGTTCCTTGGGACCGTGCTCGACTATTCCGCCAACGGCGTGCAGTTGGACGTGACGCGCAGCGCCGCGACGTTCGACAGCGTCGCTGCCACGCCCAACCAGCTCGCCAGCGGCGGCGCCGTGGAGCGCCTGGGGCCGGGCCATCCGGTGTATGAAAGCCTGCTGCTCTCGACCTCGGCGGACCAGGCCCGGGACGGCCTGCGCCAGCTCGCCGGGGAGATCTATCCGGCGCTGGACTCGATGCTGCTCAGCCAGGGCTCGGTATTGCGTGACGCCTTGGGCGAGCGTGTACAAGGCGCCGCACTGCCTGCCAATGCGCCTGGGACGACGGCGCCCGAGACAGGCTCGACCCAGCTCTGGCTCAAAGGCCTGGGCAGTTGGGGGCGCATCGAGGGCGTGCAGGGCAGCGAGTCCTATACCAGCTCCCTGGGCGGCATGCTGCTGGGCTTGGACCGGGACTTCGACGAGCAGACCCGCGCCGGCCTGGCCGTTGGCTACAGCGACAGCTCCCTGGGCATGGGCGGCAGCCACTCCCGGGCCACGGTCGACAGCTACCACTTGGGCGCCTATGTCCGCCACGACGTCGACCAGTTGCGCTTGAGCCTGGGCGGTAGCTACAGCTGGCACCGCGCCGAAGTTCGTCGCGACCTGGCCTATGCCGAGGTGTCCGGCCGCCAGCGCGCGCGGATCGATGCCCGCAGCCAGCAGCTGTTTGCCGAGGCGGCCTATCGCCTGGCGATGCCGGCGGTGCAGCTGGAGCCGTTCGCCAACCTGACCTACCAGCACCTGGACCGTGATGGCTTCCATGAGAAAGGCGATGCCGCAGCGTTGCAGGCGGGCGACGAGCAGCGTGATGCCTGGTTAAGCACCTTGGGCCTGCGTGGGCGCCAGCAATGGCAAGTGGGCCCGCAGCAGGACCTGCAGCTGGCGGCGAGCCTGGGCTGGCAGCACCGGCTGAGTGGAACCCAGGACCGCGAGCACCTGGCCTTTGCCGGCAGTGACCTGCCGTTCCGGGTGGAGACGTCGCCGGCCTTGCGCGATGCCGCGCTGGTCGGGCTCCAGGCACGGGTGGGACTGACCCGCGACCTGGACCTGAGCCTGGACTACCAGGGGCGCCTGGCCAGTCGTGAACAACAGCATGGCGCGGGGCTCAACCTGCAATGGCGTTTCTGA
- the glmS gene encoding glutamine--fructose-6-phosphate transaminase (isomerizing) has product MCGIVGAVAERNITAILIEGLKRLEYRGYDSAGLAVLTQQGALERRRRIGKVSELEGAVAADPLAGQLGIAHTRWATHGAPTEHNAHPHFSGHEVAVVHNGIIENHEELREELKGLGYAFVSQTDTEVIVHLIHHLLKTIPDLTEALKAAVKRLHGAYGLAVISASQPDRLVAARSGSPLVIGLGLGENFLASDQLALRQVTDRFMYLEEGDIAEIRRNQVQIWDLAGQPVQRETVQYHEGAEAAEKGNYRHFMLKEIHEQPGVVQRTLEGRLGNDHVMVQAFGPQAAELFGKVRNVQIVACGTSYHAGMVARYWLESLAGIPCQVEVASEFRYRKVVVQPDTLFVSISQSGETADTLAALRYAKELGFLGSLAICNKGISSLVRESDLTLLTLAGPEIGVASTKAFTTQLVSLMLLTLALGQVRGTLEAGVEAELVDELRRLPARLSEALAMDGVVEKIAELFADKHHTLFLGRGAQYPVAMEGALKLKEISYIHAEAYPAGELKHGPLALVDNDMPVVTVAPNNELLEKLKSNLQEVRARGGELVVFADENAGMSNGEGTHVINVPHINDALAPILYTIPLQLLSYYVAVLKGTDVDQPRNLAKSVTVE; this is encoded by the coding sequence ATGTGTGGAATCGTCGGTGCCGTTGCTGAGCGCAATATCACAGCCATCCTCATCGAAGGCCTCAAGCGTCTTGAGTACCGTGGTTACGACAGCGCCGGCCTGGCCGTCCTGACCCAGCAAGGCGCGCTCGAGCGTCGCCGCCGCATCGGCAAGGTCAGCGAACTGGAAGGCGCGGTTGCCGCCGACCCGCTGGCCGGCCAGCTGGGCATCGCCCATACCCGTTGGGCCACACATGGCGCGCCGACCGAGCACAATGCCCACCCGCACTTCTCTGGCCATGAAGTGGCGGTGGTGCACAACGGCATCATCGAAAATCACGAGGAACTGCGTGAAGAGCTCAAGGGCCTGGGCTACGCCTTTGTTTCGCAGACCGACACCGAGGTGATCGTGCACCTCATCCACCACCTGCTCAAGACCATCCCCGACCTCACCGAGGCGCTCAAGGCAGCGGTCAAGCGTCTGCATGGCGCCTATGGCCTGGCTGTGATCAGCGCCAGCCAGCCAGACCGTCTGGTGGCTGCCCGCAGCGGCAGCCCCCTGGTGATCGGCCTGGGCCTCGGTGAAAACTTCCTGGCCTCGGATCAACTGGCCCTGCGCCAGGTCACCGACCGCTTCATGTACCTGGAAGAGGGCGATATCGCCGAGATTCGCCGCAATCAGGTGCAGATCTGGGATCTGGCCGGTCAGCCGGTCCAGCGTGAGACGGTGCAGTACCACGAAGGCGCGGAAGCCGCCGAGAAGGGCAACTATCGCCATTTCATGCTCAAGGAGATTCACGAGCAACCCGGCGTGGTGCAGCGCACGCTGGAAGGTCGCCTGGGCAATGACCACGTGATGGTGCAGGCCTTCGGTCCACAGGCCGCCGAGCTGTTCGGCAAAGTGCGCAATGTGCAGATCGTCGCCTGCGGTACCAGCTACCACGCCGGCATGGTCGCCCGTTACTGGCTCGAAAGCCTGGCCGGCATCCCTTGCCAGGTGGAAGTTGCCAGTGAGTTCCGCTATCGCAAGGTGGTGGTGCAGCCGGACACGCTGTTTGTCTCCATCTCGCAATCCGGCGAGACCGCCGACACTTTGGCTGCCTTGCGCTATGCCAAGGAGCTGGGTTTCCTCGGCAGCCTGGCCATCTGCAACAAGGGCATCAGCTCGCTGGTGCGTGAATCCGACCTGACCCTGCTGACCCTGGCCGGGCCGGAGATCGGCGTTGCCTCGACCAAGGCCTTCACCACCCAGCTGGTCTCGCTGATGCTGCTGACCCTGGCCCTCGGCCAGGTGCGCGGTACCCTCGAGGCCGGTGTCGAAGCCGAGTTGGTGGACGAGCTGCGCCGCCTGCCGGCGCGCCTGAGCGAAGCGCTGGCGATGGATGGCGTGGTCGAGAAGATCGCCGAGCTGTTCGCCGACAAGCACCACACCCTGTTCCTTGGCCGCGGTGCCCAGTACCCGGTGGCCATGGAAGGTGCGCTCAAGCTCAAGGAAATCTCCTATATCCACGCCGAAGCCTATCCGGCTGGTGAGCTCAAGCATGGTCCTCTGGCGTTGGTGGACAACGATATGCCCGTGGTGACCGTGGCTCCTAACAACGAGCTGCTGGAAAAGCTCAAGTCGAACCTGCAGGAAGTCCGCGCCCGTGGTGGCGAGCTGGTGGTGTTCGCCGACGAGAATGCTGGCATGAGCAATGGCGAAGGCACCCACGTGATCAACGTGCCGCACATCAACGATGCGCTGGCGCCGATCCTCTACACCATCCCGCTGCAACTGTTGTCGTACTACGTCGCCGTGCTCAAGGGCACCGACGTAGACCAGCCGCGCAACCTGGCCAAGTCGGTGACGGTGGAGTAA
- a CDS encoding DeoR/GlpR family DNA-binding transcription regulator: MSKRNTPQRRHNILALLNEQGEVSVDALAKRFETSEVTIRKDLHALEANGLLLRRYGGAVTMPQELLGDTVQPVSLYKQAIARAAVERIREHARIIIDSGSTTAAMIPQLGRQPGLVVMTNSLNVARAISEQEHEPVLLMTGGTWDPHSESFQGQVAEQVLRSYDFDQLFIGADGIDLERGTTTFNELLGLSRVMAEVAREVIVMVESDKVGRKIPNLELPWGSVNTLITDDRLPTEARDRIQARGITLICAAIS, translated from the coding sequence ATGTCGAAACGAAATACTCCCCAACGTCGCCACAACATCCTGGCCTTGCTCAACGAGCAGGGCGAGGTCAGTGTCGACGCTTTGGCCAAGCGTTTCGAAACCTCCGAAGTGACCATCCGCAAGGATCTGCACGCCCTGGAGGCCAACGGCCTGCTGCTGCGCCGCTATGGCGGCGCGGTGACGATGCCTCAGGAGCTGCTGGGCGACACGGTTCAGCCGGTGTCCCTCTACAAGCAGGCCATCGCTCGTGCGGCGGTGGAACGCATCCGTGAACATGCGCGCATCATCATCGACAGCGGCAGTACCACGGCGGCGATGATCCCGCAGCTCGGGCGCCAGCCAGGCCTGGTGGTGATGACCAACTCGCTCAATGTGGCCCGGGCTATCAGCGAACAAGAGCATGAACCTGTGCTGCTGATGACTGGTGGTACCTGGGACCCGCACTCGGAGTCCTTCCAGGGCCAGGTGGCCGAGCAGGTACTACGCTCATACGACTTCGACCAGCTGTTCATCGGTGCCGACGGCATCGACCTGGAACGTGGCACAACCACCTTCAACGAACTGCTGGGATTGAGCCGGGTCATGGCCGAAGTGGCCCGCGAGGTCATCGTCATGGTCGAGTCGGATAAGGTCGGTCGCAAGATCCCCAACCTCGAGCTGCCCTGGGGCAGCGTGAACACCCTGATTACTGATGATCGCCTGCCCACCGAGGCACGCGACCGGATTCAAGCCCGCGGCATCACCCTTATCTGCGCCGCTATCAGCTAG
- the glmU gene encoding bifunctional UDP-N-acetylglucosamine diphosphorylase/glucosamine-1-phosphate N-acetyltransferase GlmU produces the protein MSLDIVILAAGQGTRMRSALPKVLHPVAGNSMLGHVIHSARQLQPKGIHVVIGHGAELVRERLAADDLNFVLQDKQLGTGHAVAQALPAITADTVLVLYGDVPLIEVETLQRLLATVSEQQLGLLTVTLQDPTGYGRIVRDAAGKVAAIVEHKDASEAQKAIKEGNTGILAMPAARLADWMGRLSNNNAQGEYYLTDVIAMAVDDGLVVATEQPHDPMEVQGANDRRQLSELERHYQLREGRRLMAQGVTLRDPARFDVRGEVTVGRDVLIDINVILEGKVVIEDDVQIGPNCVIKDSTLRKGVIIKANSHIEGAVMGEGSDAGPFARLRPGSVLEAKAHVGNFVELKNAHLGEGAKAGHLTYLGDAEIGARTNIGAGTITCNYDGANKFRTVMGEDVFIGSNNSLVAPVEIQAGATTAAGSTITQTVEAGQLGVARARQRNIEGWKRPEKIKKS, from the coding sequence ATGTCCCTCGATATCGTCATTCTCGCCGCAGGCCAAGGCACCCGCATGCGCTCCGCGCTGCCCAAGGTACTGCACCCGGTCGCCGGCAACTCCATGCTCGGCCACGTTATCCACAGCGCACGCCAGTTGCAGCCCAAGGGTATTCACGTGGTTATCGGCCATGGCGCGGAGTTGGTGCGCGAACGCCTTGCAGCGGACGATCTGAATTTCGTCCTGCAGGACAAGCAATTGGGCACCGGCCATGCGGTGGCCCAGGCGCTGCCGGCGATCACTGCCGACACCGTGCTGGTGCTCTACGGCGATGTGCCGCTGATCGAGGTGGAAACCTTGCAGCGCCTGCTGGCCACAGTCAGCGAGCAACAGCTCGGGCTGCTCACGGTGACCCTGCAGGACCCGACCGGCTATGGCCGCATTGTGCGTGACGCCGCGGGCAAGGTGGCGGCGATCGTCGAGCACAAGGACGCCAGCGAAGCGCAGAAGGCGATCAAGGAAGGCAACACCGGTATCCTCGCCATGCCGGCCGCACGCTTGGCCGACTGGATGGGACGCCTGTCCAACAACAATGCCCAGGGCGAGTACTACCTCACCGACGTGATTGCCATGGCCGTGGACGATGGCTTGGTGGTCGCCACCGAGCAGCCCCACGACCCGATGGAAGTGCAAGGCGCCAACGACCGCCGCCAGCTTTCGGAACTCGAGCGTCACTACCAGCTGCGCGAAGGCCGTCGCCTGATGGCCCAGGGCGTCACCCTGCGCGATCCGGCGCGCTTCGATGTGCGCGGTGAGGTGACCGTCGGCCGGGATGTACTTATCGATATCAACGTCATTCTCGAAGGCAAGGTAGTCATCGAGGATGACGTGCAGATCGGCCCGAACTGCGTGATCAAGGACAGCACACTGCGCAAAGGCGTGATCATCAAGGCCAACAGTCATATCGAAGGCGCGGTGATGGGCGAGGGCAGCGATGCCGGCCCGTTCGCCCGCTTGCGCCCAGGCAGCGTGCTGGAGGCCAAGGCACATGTGGGTAACTTCGTCGAGCTGAAGAATGCGCACCTGGGCGAGGGCGCCAAGGCCGGCCACCTGACCTACCTGGGCGACGCCGAGATCGGCGCCCGCACCAACATCGGCGCTGGCACCATCACCTGCAACTATGACGGTGCCAACAAGTTCCGCACGGTGATGGGTGAGGACGTGTTCATCGGCTCCAACAACTCGCTGGTGGCCCCTGTGGAAATCCAGGCCGGGGCCACTACCGCAGCGGGCTCGACCATCACCCAGACGGTTGAAGCCGGACAGTTGGGCGTGGCACGTGCACGCCAGCGCAATATCGAAGGCTGGAAGCGGCCGGAGAAAATCAAGAAGAGCTGA
- a CDS encoding F0F1 ATP synthase subunit epsilon, with protein sequence MAMTVHCDIVSAEGEIFSGLVEMVVAHGNLGDLGIAPGHAPLITNLKPGPITLTKQGGDREVFYISGGFLEVQPNMVKVLADTVQRAADLDEAQAQEALKAAENALNAKSSDFDYGAAAARLAEAAAQLRTVQQLRKGK encoded by the coding sequence ATGGCTATGACAGTCCATTGCGATATCGTCAGCGCGGAAGGAGAGATCTTCTCCGGCCTGGTCGAGATGGTAGTAGCGCACGGCAACCTGGGCGATCTGGGTATCGCTCCAGGCCACGCGCCGCTGATCACCAATCTCAAGCCTGGTCCGATCACGCTGACCAAGCAAGGTGGCGATCGTGAGGTGTTCTACATCTCCGGTGGCTTCCTCGAAGTGCAGCCGAACATGGTCAAGGTTCTTGCCGACACCGTGCAGCGCGCTGCCGACCTGGACGAAGCTCAGGCTCAGGAAGCCCTCAAGGCTGCTGAGAACGCGCTGAACGCGAAAAGCTCGGACTTCGACTACGGTGCTGCTGCCGCACGTCTGGCCGAAGCTGCAGCTCAGCTGCGTACTGTCCAGCAATTGCGCAAGGGCAAGTAA